A window of the Vicugna pacos chromosome 32, VicPac4, whole genome shotgun sequence genome harbors these coding sequences:
- the RASL10A gene encoding ras-like protein family member 10A isoform X1, which yields MGGSLRVAVLGAPGVGKTAIIRQFLFGDYPERHRPTDGPRLYRPAVLLDGAVYDLSIRDGDGAGPGQSPGGLEEWPDPKDWNLQDTDAFVLVYDICSPDSFDYVKTLRQRIAETRPAGAPEAPILVVGNKRDRQRLRFGPRRTLAALVRRGWRCGYLECSAKYNWHVLRLFRELLRCALVRARPAHPALRLQGALHPARCSLM from the exons ATGGGGGGCAGCCTGCGGGTGGCCGTGCTGGGCGCCCCCGGCGTGGGCAAGACAGCCATCATCCGCCAGTTCCTTTTCGGTGACTACCCCGAGCGCCACCGTCCCACGGACGGGCCGCGCCTCTACCGGCCCGCGGTGCTGCTCGACGGCGCTGTCTACGACCTGAGTATCCGCGACGGCGATGGTGCTGGCCCCGGTCAGAGCCCCGGGGGTCTAGAG GAGTGGCCAGACCCTAAGGATTGGAACTTGCAGGACACGGACGCCTTTGTGCTAGTCTATGACATCTGCAGCCCGGACAGCTTTGACTACGTGAAGACGCTGCGGCAGCGCATCGCGGAGACCAG GCCGGCAGGCGCACCCGAGGCGCCCATCCTCGTGGTGGGCAACAAGCGGGATCGGCAGCGGCTGCGCTTCGGCCCTCGGCGCACACTGGCCGCCCTGGTGCGCAGGGGCTGGCGCTGCGGCTACCTCGAGTGCTCCGCCAAGTACAACTGGCACGTGCTGCGTCTCTTCCGTGAGCTGCTGCGCTGCGCTCTGGTGCGCGCACGCCCTGCGCACCCGGCTCTGCGCCTGCAGGGGGCGCTGCATCCAGCGCGCTGCAGCCTCATGTGA
- the RASL10A gene encoding ras-like protein family member 10A isoform X2, with amino-acid sequence MGGSLRVAVLGAPGVGKTAIIRQFLFGDYPERHRPTDGPRLYRPAVLLDGAVYDLSIRDGDGAGPGQSPGGLEDTDAFVLVYDICSPDSFDYVKTLRQRIAETRPAGAPEAPILVVGNKRDRQRLRFGPRRTLAALVRRGWRCGYLECSAKYNWHVLRLFRELLRCALVRARPAHPALRLQGALHPARCSLM; translated from the exons ATGGGGGGCAGCCTGCGGGTGGCCGTGCTGGGCGCCCCCGGCGTGGGCAAGACAGCCATCATCCGCCAGTTCCTTTTCGGTGACTACCCCGAGCGCCACCGTCCCACGGACGGGCCGCGCCTCTACCGGCCCGCGGTGCTGCTCGACGGCGCTGTCTACGACCTGAGTATCCGCGACGGCGATGGTGCTGGCCCCGGTCAGAGCCCCGGGGGTCTAGAG GACACGGACGCCTTTGTGCTAGTCTATGACATCTGCAGCCCGGACAGCTTTGACTACGTGAAGACGCTGCGGCAGCGCATCGCGGAGACCAG GCCGGCAGGCGCACCCGAGGCGCCCATCCTCGTGGTGGGCAACAAGCGGGATCGGCAGCGGCTGCGCTTCGGCCCTCGGCGCACACTGGCCGCCCTGGTGCGCAGGGGCTGGCGCTGCGGCTACCTCGAGTGCTCCGCCAAGTACAACTGGCACGTGCTGCGTCTCTTCCGTGAGCTGCTGCGCTGCGCTCTGGTGCGCGCACGCCCTGCGCACCCGGCTCTGCGCCTGCAGGGGGCGCTGCATCCAGCGCGCTGCAGCCTCATGTGA